The Candidatus Hydrogenedentota bacterium region TCGATGTCCATGCAGAACAACTGGCTGTTGATTGCATCCACACCAATTTCGATCAAGTCGGGAATGATGGCGCGAATATGGCCGTCGGAATGCATAAACACGTATTTGCCGGAGCTTTTGATGATCTCGCAATACTCGCGGTACAACGGCTTGAATAGCTCGCGCCATAGGTCGGGATCGATGAGCAGATTGCTTTGCGCGCCCCAGTCGTCCATGAAACTCACGGCGTCGACTTTGGTGTTGGCCCACATCTCCAGTTCGCGAATGTTGAAATCGTGAATCATATTTCGCAACCGGAAGAACTCGTCGGTTTGCATGAGCACGTCGGCAAGCATGTTTTCGGTGCCGCGCAGAAACTGCATGCGTTCGAACGGGCGCACGTGGGTGCCGGCGCGCATGAACTTGTCGGTGGATTGGCAGTAGGCGTTGGTTGCCGCGAGATCGACTCCTTCCAGCAATTCCCACGGCGGGGTGTAACCGTCAAGCGCCGACCAATCCGCGAGCGGGGGATTCTTCACTTCGCCGGAAACACCGACTTCGCCGACGGTCCATTCGCAACCCCATTCGTCGGTGTAGGTGCCAACAACGCCTTCCGTGCCTTTCTGGCGGAGTGATTTGCCATAGCGGAAGAGTGGCGCGCCGATATCCGAAGGATACAGCTCGTACATGCGTTTAAGTTCATTGGCTCGATTCAGGCGCACGCCGGGAAGTGTCCAGAGATCTCTGGGCACACGGTCCGGACGGTCTGATTCAAGTGCCTTGACGACACGTTCGCGCGAAGTCATGATATTTCCCCATTACGGTTCGAGGCCAACATGGTGCGCGTCGGGGTCACCATGCAGCTAATTCACAAGCGGGCCGACGCTGTAATTACAATTCGAGGTGGGAGTATAGCATCTCGCAGGGGGAGGATGTTAACGGCATGGATTACGCCGAGATACAGACGATGATTTCAAGGCGGGGGGACGACGCAAAGGTTGCTCTGGCAACGACTAACGGTCTTACCTTGCGGGAGCGAT contains the following coding sequences:
- a CDS encoding methyltransferase; translation: MTSRERVVKALESDRPDRVPRDLWTLPGVRLNRANELKRMYELYPSDIGAPLFRYGKSLRQKGTEGVVGTYTDEWGCEWTVGEVGVSGEVKNPPLADWSALDGYTPPWELLEGVDLAATNAYCQSTDKFMRAGTHVRPFERMQFLRGTENMLADVLMQTDEFFRLRNMIHDFNIRELEMWANTKVDAVSFMDDWGAQSNLLIDPDLWRELFKPLYREYCEIIKSSGKYVFMHSDGHIRAIIPDLIEIGVDAINSQLFCMDIEELGKTFKGKITFWGEICRQRIMPFGTSDDVRNAVRRVRRALDDGQGGVIAQCEWGVNDPFENIAAVFEAWEKPLEAV